The proteins below are encoded in one region of Marinihelvus fidelis:
- a CDS encoding YcgL domain-containing protein, whose amino-acid sequence MKCTVFKSTRRDYTYLYLRDDLELEDIPEELRQLLGDTAEIMTLELSADRPLAQENVESVIANLETEGYHLQLPPKDDPSGWLDLPSAKETK is encoded by the coding sequence ATGAAGTGCACCGTTTTTAAGTCGACCCGGCGCGACTACACCTACCTATACCTGCGAGATGACCTGGAGTTGGAAGATATTCCGGAGGAACTGCGGCAACTGCTGGGCGACACCGCGGAGATCATGACGCTGGAGCTTTCGGCGGACAGGCCACTGGCCCAGGAAAACGTTGAATCTGTGATCGCCAACCTCGAGACCGAGGGCTATCACCTGCAGTTGCCGCCGAAGGATGACCCCAGTGGCTGGCTGGACCTGCCGTCGGCCAAGGAGACGAAATGA